In Natronococcus sp. AD-5, the genomic window AGCGCGCGCTGCTCGGCAGCACGGTCGACGGGGTCATCAGACTCGCGAACCGGCCGGTGCTGGTCGTCGGGAACGGGTGAGATGTTTTATTCCTACTCCGAGTACCCTTTCGGTGATGCACGACTGGATCGACACCTACGACGAGCGGGACTGGCAGACGACGGAGGACGGAACCGTCCGCTACGCGCTGATCGGGCTCGGCTGGTGGACCGTCGACGTCGCCATTCCGGCCATCGAGTCGTCGGATCTCGGGGAGGTCTCGGTGCTGGTGAGTAGCTCGGCCGAAAAGGCGGCGGACATCGCCGCCGATCACGACGTCGAACACGGGATCAGCTACGACGAGTACCACGACGGGGAAGTCAGCGACGCCTACGACGCCGTTTACATCGGCACCCCGAACGCGTTCCACCTCGAGTACGCCGAGACGGCCGCGGAACTCGGGAAGGCGGTCCTCTGCGAGAAGCCGATGGAGGCGACGGTCGAGCGCGCGGAGGAGATGGTCGAAACGTGCGAGGACGAGGACGCCCCGCTGATGATCGCCTACCGAATGCACACGGAACCGGCCGTTCGGCGAGCGCGGGAACTCGTCGAATCCGGCTTCGTCGGCGAGCCCGTCGCGGTCTACGGCGCCAACAGCCAGCCGCTGCTCGAGATGATCCCCGATCACGATCAGTGGCGACTCGATCCGGATCTCACGGGGTACGGAACGTCGGTGATAGATCTCGGGATTTACTCGATCAACACCGCGCGGTACCTGCTCCGGCGGGATCCGGTCACCGTCCACTCGCAGATGACCTCACACCACGACGCGTTCGGCGACGTGCCGGACGAGCGCGCGTCCTCGACGCTGCTGTTCGAGGACGACGTGCACATGATCTCGAGCTCGAGCCAGCGCGCGCACGAAGATACGCACCTGAAGATTACCGGAACCGAGGGGCGGATCGAACTCGATCCGGCGTTCCACGGCGAGGCAGCGCTGCGACT contains:
- the gfo6 gene encoding D-xylose 1-dehydrogenase Gfo6: MHDWIDTYDERDWQTTEDGTVRYALIGLGWWTVDVAIPAIESSDLGEVSVLVSSSAEKAADIAADHDVEHGISYDEYHDGEVSDAYDAVYIGTPNAFHLEYAETAAELGKAVLCEKPMEATVERAEEMVETCEDEDAPLMIAYRMHTEPAVRRARELVESGFVGEPVAVYGANSQPLLEMIPDHDQWRLDPDLTGYGTSVIDLGIYSINTARYLLRRDPVTVHSQMTSHHDAFGDVPDERASSTLLFEDDVHMISSSSQRAHEDTHLKITGTEGRIELDPAFHGEAALRLSRGDLTVEVEHGTFDAEREVREVFDYFADRVLTDGEIHPDGRHGLVDMRVIEAIHRAAEVGEPVDL